One Synergistaceae bacterium genomic window carries:
- a CDS encoding transposase has protein sequence MKLGNRVYICQECRLKIDRDLNAAMNLKHCKHYKVV, from the coding sequence TTGAAGCTCGGCAATCGTGTCTATATCTGCCAAGAATGCAGGTTAAAAATAGACCGTGATTTGAACGCAGCTATGAACCTAAAGCATTGTAAACACTATAAAGTAGTGTAA
- a CDS encoding poly-gamma-glutamate biosynthesis protein PgsC/CapC produces the protein MNPISMNPITVGLGILAGLFWSRRTGWSCGGVITPGLLALYASNPGRAAFILVLSVILVAPLSFVSHGLGLYGKERMGVAMLLALIAKTGVTFFMPDPSLWIGWVIPGLIAADGERQGIAMTLCGVVSCALAASFATTLLLVVN, from the coding sequence ATGAATCCCATAAGCATGAACCCCATAACGGTGGGGTTGGGGATCTTGGCTGGGCTTTTCTGGAGCCGGCGAACGGGCTGGAGTTGCGGTGGCGTGATTACTCCGGGGTTGTTGGCTTTGTATGCCTCGAACCCTGGCAGGGCGGCTTTCATCCTCGTTTTGAGTGTCATTCTAGTCGCCCCTCTGTCGTTTGTGTCGCATGGGCTGGGCCTGTACGGAAAGGAACGCATGGGAGTTGCTATGCTCCTTGCCTTGATCGCGAAAACGGGGGTAACGTTTTTCATGCCCGATCCTTCACTCTGGATCGGTTGGGTCATCCCCGGTCTGATCGCGGCGGACGGAGAACGGCAGGGCATCGCCATGACCCTTTGCGGCGTGGTATCCTGCGCTCTTGCGGCCTCGTTTGCCACAACGCTTTTGTTAGTAGTGAATTAA
- a CDS encoding DUF2848 domain-containing protein, producing the protein MKYEATVLRSDGRAERVYLTWDLCVAIGYANAVPTMYWIEPERVFSLRHLSVVGEATSGGVEFFMARDEGGDLFVTLASDHTDRALETVSVSKAKQVCGKIVAPVFWKVSDIREHWDKIEISSEIPGKIPDGQGYRVYQKGTLGDLPLPERLEELAREDAPFTGKISLFSGTLEAIGGSVTEIVHTIAHAGEFRMSLFDPALNRAIKFGYTVTVLPDRS; encoded by the coding sequence GTGAAATATGAAGCGACAGTTTTACGCTCCGATGGACGGGCGGAGCGTGTCTATTTGACCTGGGATTTGTGCGTCGCCATCGGTTACGCTAACGCCGTGCCGACCATGTACTGGATCGAGCCTGAAAGGGTGTTCTCACTGAGACACCTCTCTGTCGTCGGAGAAGCGACATCGGGCGGGGTCGAGTTTTTCATGGCCCGTGACGAGGGAGGAGACCTCTTCGTCACACTAGCTAGCGACCACACGGATCGTGCCTTAGAAACCGTCTCCGTCTCGAAGGCCAAACAGGTGTGTGGCAAGATCGTGGCTCCCGTCTTCTGGAAGGTCTCGGATATCCGTGAACACTGGGACAAAATCGAAATATCTTCGGAAATCCCCGGAAAAATCCCCGATGGACAAGGCTACCGCGTCTACCAGAAGGGAACTCTGGGAGACCTGCCGCTCCCTGAACGCTTGGAAGAACTGGCGCGTGAAGACGCTCCTTTTACGGGCAAAATTTCGCTTTTCAGCGGAACGCTGGAGGCTATCGGCGGTAGCGTCACGGAGATTGTTCACACCATTGCCCACGCCGGGGAATTTCGGATGAGCCTTTTCGACCCGGCGCTGAACCGCGCCATCAAATTCGGCTACACGGTCACCGTTCTGCCGGATCGAAGCTAG